A window of the Verminephrobacter eiseniae EF01-2 genome harbors these coding sequences:
- a CDS encoding BrnA antitoxin family protein gives MPTKESNIVKRTVDLKNPPPLTAGQKARLDAVAAMPDAQIDDSDAPFLPDAVWTKAAVQLPHTKRQITLRIDAEVLDFFKHTGKRYQSRINAVLRSYVQAHKAHAK, from the coding sequence ATGCCGACGAAAGAAAGCAATATCGTCAAGCGAACCGTCGACCTGAAGAACCCGCCGCCTCTGACTGCCGGGCAGAAGGCGCGATTGGATGCCGTGGCGGCCATGCCTGATGCGCAGATCGACGACAGCGATGCCCCGTTTCTGCCGGATGCCGTCTGGACGAAAGCCGCAGTGCAGTTGCCGCACACCAAGCGGCAAATCACGTTGCGTATCGATGCGGAAGTGCTGGATTTTTTCAAGCACACGGGCAAGCGGTATCAGTCCCGCATCAATGCCGTGCTGCGCTCCTACGTGCAAGCGCACAAGGCGCACGCGAAATGA
- a CDS encoding TRAP transporter small permease subunit → MQALLQCSRKIDWLSSQIGKYVIWLILASVVISGVNAVVRKVLSTSSNAFLEVQWYLFSASFLLAAGYTLLQGEHVKVDVIASRLSRRTQIWIDIFGLIFFLAPMCLAVLWYGQPFFENAYRSGEMSNNAGGLIRWPVYLMMPLGFGLLLLQGGSELIKRIAFLQGLIEDPGAKKAQQTSEQALAESIRRLAEAGKGQRGSQSV, encoded by the coding sequence ATGCAGGCTTTGCTCCAATGCTCCAGAAAGATCGACTGGCTCAGCAGCCAGATCGGCAAATATGTGATCTGGCTGATTCTGGCCTCGGTCGTGATCAGCGGCGTCAATGCCGTGGTGCGCAAGGTCCTGAGCACCAGCTCGAACGCATTTCTGGAAGTGCAGTGGTACCTGTTTTCCGCCTCGTTCCTGCTCGCCGCCGGCTATACGCTGCTCCAGGGCGAGCATGTGAAGGTCGATGTGATCGCCAGCCGGCTGTCGCGGCGCACGCAAATCTGGATCGACATCTTCGGCCTGATCTTCTTTCTCGCGCCGATGTGCCTGGCCGTCCTCTGGTATGGCCAGCCGTTCTTCGAGAACGCCTACCGCTCGGGCGAAATGTCGAACAACGCCGGCGGCCTGATCCGCTGGCCGGTGTACCTGATGATGCCGCTGGGCTTTGGCTTGCTGCTGCTGCAAGGCGGCTCGGAGTTGATCAAGCGCATCGCTTTCCTGCAGGGCCTGATCGAAGACCCCGGCGCGAAAAAGGCGCAGCAGACCAGCGAGCAGGCGCTGGCTGAATCCATCCGCCGCCTGGCCGAAGCCGGCAAGGGCCAGCGCGGCAGCCAGAGCGTCTGA
- a CDS encoding BrnT family toxin codes for MELEWDAGKAARNLNEHGVSFEDAALVFYDPGRIEACDGREDYGEDRWATIGFAHSAVLYVVYTVRRGQTIRLISARKANADERKQYRQANRRPEEPAASDCRAEGAIGCRGGHA; via the coding sequence GTGGAACTTGAATGGGATGCCGGCAAAGCGGCACGAAACCTGAACGAGCATGGCGTTTCCTTCGAGGATGCCGCGCTCGTTTTTTACGACCCCGGGCGGATCGAAGCCTGCGACGGACGCGAGGACTACGGGGAAGATCGATGGGCCACGATCGGGTTTGCCCACTCGGCTGTCCTGTATGTGGTCTACACCGTTCGACGCGGGCAAACCATCCGCCTCATCTCTGCGAGGAAAGCCAATGCCGACGAAAGAAAGCAATATCGTCAAGCGAACCGTCGACCTGAAGAACCCGCCGCCTCTGACTGCCGGGCAGAAGGCGCGATTGGATGCCGTGGCGGCCATGCCTGA
- a CDS encoding TRAP transporter large permease, giving the protein MELFLTQNLAPIMFAGLIVFLLLGFPVAFSLGACGLFFAFVGIELGVLNASLLQAVPLRIFGIMENDTLLAIPFFTLMGLILERSGMAEDLLETIGQLFGPVRGGLALAVVFVGALLAATTGVVAASVISMGLISLPIMLRYGYDRRLAAGVIAASGTLAQIIPPSLVLIILANQLGRSVGDMYKGAFLPGLLLTGCYAGYVILLALFKPHLVPALPPQARSLREDDGRSGLPSLLTLMAICSAATIAVGYQMPALHSWWSGETVGHVALDETIVVALCCGVLLAFVAAGINKITGLGLLSRIAERVTFVLIPPLLLIFLVLGTIFLGVATPTEGGAMGALGALIMAMLRGRLSMELLRQAVNTTTKLSCFVMFILLGATIFGLTFQGVDGPVWVEHLLTGLPGGQLGFLIAVNAMIFFLAFFLDFFELSFIVVPLLAPVAAKLGIDLIWFGVLLGINMQTSFMHPPFGFALFYLRSVAPANEYLDKVSQKMIQPVTTMQIYRGAVPFVLIQLLMVLLVICFPGIVSSGLDKDVVYDLDKVHMDIDAPPQNTDETSADDPLKAFQDSLTQEKK; this is encoded by the coding sequence ATGGAATTATTTCTCACCCAGAACCTGGCCCCGATCATGTTCGCGGGGCTGATCGTCTTTTTGCTGCTCGGCTTTCCGGTGGCCTTCAGCCTGGGCGCCTGCGGCCTGTTCTTTGCGTTCGTCGGCATCGAACTGGGCGTATTGAATGCGTCCCTGTTGCAGGCGGTGCCGCTGCGGATCTTCGGCATCATGGAGAACGACACCTTGCTGGCGATCCCGTTCTTCACGCTGATGGGGCTGATCCTGGAGCGCAGCGGCATGGCCGAAGACCTGCTCGAAACCATTGGCCAACTGTTCGGCCCCGTCCGTGGCGGCCTGGCGCTGGCGGTGGTCTTCGTCGGCGCATTGCTGGCCGCCACCACTGGCGTGGTGGCGGCGTCGGTGATCTCGATGGGCCTGATCTCGCTGCCGATCATGCTGCGCTACGGCTATGACCGGCGCCTGGCGGCCGGCGTGATCGCCGCCTCCGGCACGCTGGCGCAGATCATCCCGCCGTCGCTGGTGCTGATCATCCTGGCCAACCAGCTCGGCCGCTCGGTGGGCGATATGTACAAGGGCGCCTTCCTGCCCGGCCTGCTGCTGACCGGCTGCTATGCCGGCTATGTGATCTTGCTGGCGCTGTTCAAACCGCACCTGGTGCCGGCCCTGCCGCCGCAAGCGCGCTCGCTGCGCGAAGACGATGGCCGCAGCGGCCTGCCCTCGCTGCTGACACTGATGGCCATCTGCAGCGCGGCCACCATCGCCGTGGGCTACCAGATGCCCGCGCTGCACAGTTGGTGGTCGGGAGAAACCGTCGGGCATGTGGCGCTGGACGAAACCATCGTCGTCGCGCTGTGCTGCGGCGTGCTGCTGGCCTTCGTGGCCGCCGGCATCAACAAAATCACCGGCCTGGGCCTGCTCTCGCGCATCGCCGAGCGCGTGACCTTTGTGCTGATCCCGCCGCTGCTGCTGATCTTCCTGGTGCTGGGCACCATCTTCCTGGGCGTGGCCACGCCCACCGAGGGCGGCGCAATGGGCGCGCTGGGCGCGCTCATCATGGCCATGCTGCGCGGGCGCCTGAGCATGGAACTGCTGCGCCAGGCGGTGAACACGACCACCAAGCTGTCGTGCTTCGTGATGTTCATCCTGCTGGGCGCGACGATCTTTGGCCTGACCTTCCAGGGCGTAGACGGCCCGGTGTGGGTCGAACATCTGCTGACCGGCCTGCCTGGCGGCCAGTTGGGCTTTTTGATCGCGGTCAACGCGATGATCTTTTTTCTGGCGTTCTTTCTGGACTTCTTCGAACTGTCGTTCATCGTCGTGCCGCTGCTGGCGCCAGTGGCCGCCAAACTGGGCATAGACCTGATCTGGTTCGGCGTGCTGCTGGGCATCAACATGCAGACCTCGTTCATGCACCCGCCGTTCGGCTTTGCACTGTTTTACCTGCGCAGCGTGGCACCCGCCAACGAGTACCTGGACAAGGTCAGCCAAAAGATGATCCAGCCAGTGACCACGATGCAAATCTACCGGGGCGCCGTGCCCTTCGTGCTGATACAACTGCTGATGGTGCTGCTGGTCATCTGTTTCCCCGGCATCGTCTCCAGCGGCCTGGACAAGGATGTGGTGTATGACCTGGACAAGGTGCACATGGACATCGACGCCCCGCCGCAGAACACCGATGAGACCTCCGCCGATGACCCGCTGAAAGCCTTCCAGGACTCATTGACCCAAGAGAAGAAGTAA